From the genome of Ptychodera flava strain L36383 chromosome 13, AS_Pfla_20210202, whole genome shotgun sequence:
ACAAGGTTTTATCTAATTGGTCAATtatcactattcacagcaacttagggagtctatttgtattattcaattagaacagtaagattcagccacccaattggataacagcttctgaatcgctgcacattagcccaaaAGTAACAGTGGCGAGGTGTTGGTAGTCAAGTGATGTAAACCCACTTAGTTTGCGACGTGCCCCAACAGTTTTGTGTCACTGCAGCTGATTGGTTAAAGACCATGctataaataaaatttttgcatgGAACAAGGTTATGCAATCATCATTTAGAATTCAAAgtgtatatagatatatatgtcCCTGAAGTGTGGGCACAATGGTAAAATTGCCAGTGAACTTTTGTATGATTGAGTTGAATTGACGTAAAAGTTTTTGTGTCACTACAGCTGATGGATAAATTTTCATCGATGATTTGTGTCCCCGTGGCTGATTCAGTAAAATTGGAAGAGTATCaagatattttaaattctttgGTTTCCACACAGTGATGTTTTCTGTTTGTGAGTGTGAAGTATATAAGATTCATGTTGATCATTTGTAGACTGCCTCGATAATTAGTGCCACTTTTGTCTTGCTTTCTCTCACCCTGCCACTTTCTCAACAGTTGAAGAATGCTGTATTCCCATACCTTGGATGTCCGTCAAATTCTGTGTACATGCCGTATCAGTTCCGATGTCAGTGCATCATTCCAGGGGAATACTACAACAGTGACACATTCCAGTGTACCAATGGCACATACCTGCATGATGGTGATGTTTCCATGGACACAAAAGATGTTGAAACACcagaaacaaaagtaaaaagttcaggaaaatgcatttcatgtaacaaattaatttctttgatattatttgTTGTGGTTtctattttgaatgaaatatacATTGAGTGTTTGACTTCTCAATGTTAGATCTTGCACTCTATAAGGGCTGCAGgccaattcttttgtttttctttgttatgTCACAAGAGGGCAGCATACAGGGAAGGCGTACTTTCTATGACCAATGATGAGTCATATAGCCTTGAAATGTAGCAGTGTGGAATTAAAGGTACCGGTAACTTAATTGCAAAACATCAGATAAGATTAAATTTCAGCACAACTGTCTCCTGCTCAGCCCTTGTAATATGTTCACCTGTGAATGCATATCCAACTTTTCCTCAAAATAAGTGACTTTACAATATATAATGCATTATAAAAATAAGGAAAGCAGTCATAATGAACAACACAAAACCCCTCATCATACTGATTGAGGTCATCCGCAGAAAAATGGGACTGAAAGATCTGAATTGTTTGTCTCTGAACATGAAGAATTGAAACCAAAGATCcaaaaatttttattaaaaagGTTGATCAGAACTGTAGAAGACAAACCACTGTGTTCTCATCTGAATAAGCACAGTGTCcattgttttcatattgttcatttttgtcaataaaagttctcaTTAATAAACGTGTTGTTTCAGaattaattttcaatgtaactttttattttatattttacttaaCATGAGTTTGAAATAACATGTGACGTTTCAAAACAGCAAGTTTTATGAGTGTGTTGTATGGAGCTAGATTACAGATTGTGatgttacccacaatgcattgtgaaATGGGTGAAGTGGTCGTCATTGGCAACACACTTCAAATAAGTGGAGGCGTTTTTTTCCCAGCAGTTGTCATTTTatggtaaaaattaaaaatccaGCAATAAAACAAACGGCTAAATGTAAACATGCTGTATATGCGATCTTCGATACAAGAGATGAGATGAATACACATCTGTTATGAGAGAAGAGTGCTCTATCAAAAATATGCTATTTTCAAGCAAGCTAAAAATAAGCCAAAGACTCAAtaaaagtttcaaaagtttcaaaaattgCCGATCGATGGGAAAAGTGAAAAGCTGATCGgttcaaaattgttcaaaaaagaaaatgacaattgcatgtactttgagaataaaatttactCATTTGGCACAATGATAGCAGTTCATAATATTGGCAAAATATGTCAGGCACTTGAAACAATTTCACTTGTAAATAAGTATGGCTTCTGCGCTGTGGGATGGCTCTCACTGAATCCTCTgctttacaaaatttaaatgtttcaccCTACGGTGAGGCCCTTATTCATAGCCACTGACTAGGAAGCTGGAAATTAAATGTCCTACAAGGAGATGCCCTGGGTCcgtattttgaaaattagcaatttttttgttaAACAAATCCCTTCATGTAACCTGGCAGGTTTCAAAATGGATATGCAACTTGAAATCTTGaagacaaaaaagtgaaaattctgTTGTGCAGTGTATTTTGCCATGAAGAATTGGATCTATGTTCCTAAAAAGCAAATTTTGCTCTGCAATGCAGCCACTAGAGTGTGTCAACactacattatttttacttatTTCAAACTTAACTACATTAGATGAAAAATTGGATGAAGGTTTGGTGAGAACCATGTaggtttttgttcagtttatatacCATTGGATTTCTATTTGTGTTGTCAAGGAGGTCCATCTTGTTGGTGTGATGTCTTGAGCGGAGCACTTATATTCCAATTAAGTGTAGTCGGCCTGCGTTATGGCGTTCTCTCTTTGACATCTATCTGTCACAAGTCTACGGTCCCAGTGACACAGTGCTACAGCTGGTGAAAAACATGGATGTGGGAATTCCCTGAAGTCCTTTCAGGATGTTTAAGTTTGCTAAAAGATTTGATTGTATACTCTGTTGAGGTTGTGATTTTTGATGGTCTCCAATGGCCAAAATGGTCATCAATTTCTCTAAAGCGTGTGCATGTCCTTTcaggttttgtttgtgtggatCACAATGGCCGGTCTTTTCTGCAGTACAGTTTGCCATCTTTCTGGAAATAACCTGTGAGAAAAGTGAACGGAAATGTGTTGTTGGTTGGTTGATATAACACTGTAAACTCAAAAGGTTGGCTCTCTGTGTTTGACCTACCAAAGCATTTGCCTGGAAAAGTAACTATTCTCCCTTTCCAAGGTCATTGCCAAATCTTGATACACTATCAACTAACAAATATATTAAATAGTTTTCAAACAGTCTTTGCCGTCTTTCCAATAAAATAGAtattgaaactgaaaaaattagatTGATAGTAAATTGATAGTAAAAAGTATCCTTTGATATTGGCTGATCATCTTGTTTGAAAGTGGAATTCCTTTCAAGTAAAACCGATGAGATCTCGAATTCATAATTTTAGGGGTTGACAATTGACTATCTATTCTACCCAAAGAAGCTACTAGATTGACGATTTGGAAAGTAGAGTGAATAATTTAGGAACCATGGTATGTTTCATTTCTGCTGCCCCCCTCCCTTCGTCCCAGCCCCACACCAAAGGCACACCCTAATAAAATTAGGAGCTGAATCTAGTCTCCAGATGAGTAAAATGTAGCTGTCAATGGAAccaatttcaaaacatttcccTTGTTGCAAATATCAGGGTTGTTTTGGGAAAAAAGACCTAAATACAGACAATCCTCGCAACAAACAATGTGACTTGGTACCTGCTGACAGTCCTACTGTTGTCTTTATATTCTTTGTTAATGTGATATCTACAAAAATCTTTCTTGACATAATTTTGTTACCAGTTTTGTTACATTCCAGACTTCTCAAATGAAAGATGAACAAAGAACGCCATATGGAATTCCATATTTCTGTTGGATAATAGTACCTGAATTTCCTGTGCTCTTCCTCCGTTACCAGTGTCAATTTGAGTTAAACATTAATGTCTATTTGCTCAAAATTGAACATGTGATCATGCAGTGTTTCGGCGACCCAGAAAATTCAAATTGGGTGGGGAGTATGTTGACATTTCGATCCTTGTATCAGCCTCTTCTATACCTATTTGTGAGCGGTTCAAAAGCTTCTTGTTTATCTGCTGGTACAAATCATGGGTCTTGAAGGACAATTTTGAGTGTCCTAAATAATTTGGGGGATTTCGTAAAAATCTGATTACAATCTGGAGTACCAAAAATCTAAGAATgcaaatgataaaataaatttagTGAAGTTTTCTAACGCCAGTTAGTTGATCAAGGAGAGTTGGAcctattttgatttattttttacctAAAACCATCTATCATTGGTTTACTTTGTCATAGTACGGCATACTACTATCCACGGTATTGACTTTACTGGGCTGTCATGTAAATAGTATGCTGAAAGGACATATCACCAACCCATTCATTATGCATACGCAAAGCCGTACTGACAAGCAGCATACTGGACATTCCAACCTGATGTAAGAAGTAACCTGGCAATATCAGACCAAAAACAACTAGTATTGAGCCGACAAAATCATTTTTAACTTTAATCTCTTGTcctttttaaaacaaaagtcTATAAAAATCTATGTCATTTGCGGGTATCAATTTTCCAGTGTACAGGGTTAAGGCATATCAACTGGCATTTAGTCTCACTTTCTGACGAGAACACCCACTTGAGGCCACGATAACACAATATACTGGTcgtaaaaaatgacatcatcgAATGACTAAGTTCATTGGTACAAGGAGAAAATATTTTACCTCTGCCTTTAAGATTTTCGCCGCACACTGCACAGTTGAAACAGTCATTGTGAAGGCCGTGCGCACCAATCTTTACAAACTTGCCGCTGTGGGAGAAACGAAAAGCGGTATGGGCTTGTGAACATTCGAGAGTAAAGCATAACTGCGTTAATTAATCGGATAAAATTCCTTTGGTTGCTTGAGAACAGCAGACGATAATGGGAGTTTATTTTCCCCGTATCAGATATACGACTTGGTAGGCTTTGCCACTAAGAATGACGTCATACGTTTCATCTGTATGCAAGAGGCGGGGGCGCGGCGACAACAAGAAACACGATGATGTTTCAGGAATCCCGAGGCACACAGTTTACATATACAGGTTAAAAGGGGTGTCATAATCCGTAACGAGCGTCTAATTGGGACAACATCAGTCTTTTTTCCAAGCAGCAAGCTGATTAAAATCCGATGTAGAGATGGGTAGGCCCCCCTGGAGGACCGCAGAAAAAAGACGGTACTACTATATATGCCTCGAAATGAAAAGACTTCAATagacttttgcccaaactttcctcaaggaattttttaacaattctctttcaaaatcacgaattaaaatcggggtcaccttgcaaatttggtactggagaaacaaattacccaagattgaccgatatttgaaattcaaaatggacgccatctctgtgttataactttatggagaaaaataaaattttcgatttttcggAAATATAACACGGAAAAAATTTTCCTATACCAAGAtctagagctttaaaatgaacgccacaaatggtagatcagaaagtccaaatatctgtctccgaggtgcattctaccttaaatttaaATCAGTTAGATTTAGCATTTTTGCAAACTCACGTTAACTTGTTACCGCAGGCAATACACTGTAGTAAGCTGGGATCTGGAAGATTCTGTCGCATGCCGCCTATAGGCTGGTTGACTTTCTTGAACACCGTTTCTCTACCAGTGACATCGCCGCTGAATACGGACTTTGCTGTTGGCGGGAGAAAATGAGGCGTTGGTTCGGAATTAACGATGGAATTCAATAGAAATGTTATCGCTTTTGAAGAGGTGACGAAAGACTACGCTGGAATTTTCTGAGGTTTTTAATACTCGCATTATAATATCGAAAGCTCCTTGTCTGACCATTAATCACAGCTTACATTGGGGCTGCGAAGCTTGAATTTTGTGTCCCATGTTGACTGGCCCCAAGTCGATTGGCTTTTCTCTGCAGCAATTACTGGCTGGCCAAGCGGGCCAACCGCacgcgttcaccccacgatctatCCAAATAGCCTACCactaacgcgacagtctgctaAAGTTTATCCCCTCACTGTTTTCTGTTTTAATACCTGTATGctcacagacttggagcaagtctatatCCGATGTAGCTCCACAAACATTACCACAATAATTTACCTTTGTACAATAACTACGAGCAAAAGAGAATCGAAACTGTAAAAAAACGTTGAAAAGTATCCTTATTTCAAACAACCCATAACTCATTTATGCAAACATGGTGAGAATAGTAACGATATCGAATATGTAGATGGACGCACAAAATTTCTACTGGAAAAGTACACTGACCCTGCCCTGTTTCCAGTTTCCTGAACGTTTCTGACTTGGTTTCTGGATTAGCTCCCATTCCCGTCAGGCTTTCTTCCAGATCATCTTGTGACACCTTCGGTTGGGGAGCTTTCGGTTCGTCATCCTCTTGGGCCCCTCCCGGCGGCGCGCCTGCACCCCAATTGATCTGCGTGGCAAGGATCATAAAacagttttttgagaaaatcggtCTAAATACGTCATTTGTGCATTTGGCTCACCGGCACATCATAGTCTTTGGCATGTTATGAATGGTTTGATTTGTCAGTTTGTGATAGCCAAAATGTTTTCTGTCGCGtgcattttcatcttttttttttttcgaattttcAAGTTTTGGCAGATTACGATCATATCTTTGTTGGTCCACAGACTGCAGACTCACGCCGCGCGCTCTAAACGATAAATTAAGCCAGAACGTAGATTGAAAATCTGCACATGATGTTCACTGTGAAAACTAATGGAAATTTAGAATAGTAGTGGACCTTAAAAAAACAAGTCCTTCCTTGATCTATATTCTCTGAAAGcaatacatgtattgacataGCATGAGCTCAGCATAGCATGCTCACTGGGACTCATGGAATACTATGTGAATTGAAAAACCGCGTTCAAGATACGGTAATTTTGCTTTGATGACGGAGCCTCAAACTTTTTCCTTTCAAGTATTCAAAACTTTTCTCAGCTTCCAGTGTACATAAAATGTGAATGCAAATCCCCTTTTCGTAATTTTTACCCTGTAGTATGCCAATTTGCCAACTTCCCCCAAAATCGATTGGTCGCGCGCGACCACGAAGCATAACTGTATGGCCTCAGTCTCTACACGAATAGATTAGTATTTGTCGAACAAGTTTTCCTGCGATACCTACCTTGGTGGGCagtctgttgaaaaaatgaCCCGGCCGTGTTACCGTAGTATCATTTACATCCCAACACAATACGCCCAGCTGTTATTCGCCCTCGAGCAGTGTTCGTATGCATGTCACCTATGACCTACGTTGCGGTTTGAGGGCACTGAGGTCAACCCACTACCAAGGTTACTCTACTACGTCTACTCTGAGCATGCCAAGAGTAATCGTGAGCACTATCAACAACTGTGTCTTCAACTCGTTGCAAATGTAATGGAATCACGGCAAATTCCAGTCAAATTCGACGCAGTTTGTAAAGATGATTGTTGGATGACAGACAATACGTCTACATACGTTCTGCTATTGAATACCTAAATTAGCTACTGGTCTTACGCATCGAAAGCTCCGACACAACTTTGATTTGAGCACGGACAATGAACTTTAACTGGCCTTTAGAATTGAATTGACAATCATGTTGAGGAATTGGCGGAGAACTGCATGGGTTGATCTATTTACCACATCAAGTTTTAGCGTTTTGTTTTTCTAAAGCGCACAATATATGCCTCTAGTGACTGTGAGTCGACGTCCCGATCCCTCCTCTGCGAAAACACTGCTATTTTCCGCCGCCATACTGCGCGATGTGCCGTTCTGAAAGCAACGGTATGTGCGCTGTTGTGTTGGGTCAAAACGATAGCATCGCGTGTATCTAAATGGTTCAGGCGTGGTCAGGAAATTCGGGTCAACCGCGGTATTTTCATTCGATCCTGACCTTACAGAAATGGCTGACAGACACAGCAAATATTGACACTTCGgtcctttaaaaaaaaaagctgtTATTGACAGGATTGTCGTCATCATCCTGATCGTGTCGTCCACTGAAAAGAGACTGGGCCCCCCTCAGAAACACACACCATCTAACTTTCTGGACACTTTTTACCTGAAAAGACATAGTGTGATTCCTTTCCGGTATAGCGTTGTCCAAAGACGGAAACCTTGGTCGATGTCTGTGTACTAACCACTGTCAAACTATGTTGCCCTGCACGGATAAAAGGTCCAACGGGTGTAAACACTTCACAGTTCAGTGATGTCTGGCCAGAGTCCCTTCTTTGAATGCCGACTCTACGCGACTAAGAATTCTAGACCGCCCGCAATTTACATGTGAGTGCCCCGTTACATATATTTACACTCGTCCACGGGGGACAAAATCATACCGTATTTCCATTGTTGTTTACAGTAATGTTTTCACCACATCAAATATAGGTTTTGTCGAACTTTATTTCGTACAGGGTTTGCCTCTTCCGTGGCGGTTATGTCGACGTAACTTTAATCACCAAATGTTTTCCATACTACttcaaaatcatgaacgtaTGAGTTATATACATTCTATCACGTTGTGATAGAATTAAACAAAACAACGTACGAGgaattgaaatattattttcaagaataatcacttcaaatattttaaatgtaacGAACAACAGCAAAACTTTACCTCAGAAGGAATAATCTAAGCTTACAGAAAGTGACTCCCCCCGATGACTAAATGCGTGTCAATACGTACGATGGGATGGGCCCCTCAGAGCAGTGACCTCTCCACTAGCAAGCGGGCATACCATTGCCATATTTGCTTCTGTTATTTATAGAATTGGACTGCAGCATATACACGATGGGTTTTGAATCACGCCTCACACGAGTAACTCTACCTTCGACGCTGTTTATAAATCGTCCGAGTTGTCGCTAGACCAGTTGCCCTATTCACTCAATTGACACTTTGAATACGCAATTTGTTGAAGCAAGACAGACAATATCTCCTCAAGACATTACGTATTAACATTGCTATTTTAGAACAGTCGCCAAGACATCTCGATGCATTGGTATTCCAACAAAATAGAAAAGATGTCCTTGCCACCAATCAACCAAACAACAGTTGCTTGTGGATAGAGATACAACAAACGGCCCTGTAACAGCATATAAGCGCGGGGGGCTTTTTTGCTTTTACAAAGGCCTGGCCTTGGCCATGGATCTATATCCAAAAGCGATTATGCTCCCACCCATCCATGGACCTATATCCAAAAGCGATTATGCTCCCACCCATCCATGGACCTATATCCAAAAGCGATTATGCTCCCACCCATCCATGGACCTATATCCAAAAGCGATTATGCTCCCACCCGTCCATGGACCTATATCCAAAAGCGATTATGCTCCCACCCATCCATGGACCTATATCCAAAAGCGATTATGCTCCCACCCGTCCATGGACCTATATCCAAAAGCGATTATGCTCCCACCCATCCATGGACCTATATCCAAAAGCGAGTATGCTCCCACCCATCCATGGACCTATATCCAAAAGCGATTATGCTCCCACCCATCCATttacccatccatccatccatccatgcactcatacataaatgcactcatacatacatacatacatgcatgcatgcatgcatgcatgcatgcatccatccatccatgcatccatccatccatccatccatccatccatccatccatccatccatacatacatacatacatacatacatacatacatacatacatacatacatacatacatacatacatacatacatacatacatacatacatacatacatacatacatacatacatacatacatacatatcgaAAAGAAAGAGAAAGGCTTGAAAGGCGTGCCAAGAGTTATTGTTAAAGCTTTTATTTAAATCCATCCAACTGTCACGCAAAGTTGTCGGCTCTTTTTAACATGAGGGGTTGTGGATATTGGTATGCAGTTAGGCATCAAATCCTGTACATGTGATCCCAGTAAGAGAATAAGAGGGTAGACAATCTGAGCGGACAATGCTGAGCGAAATATGCCAGACTCTTGCAGTTCAAGCTAGTCACAGAACAGTTTATTTCAAAGACGTACTATATTATTTGGTAATGCCGAGTTGAAAAGTTGTCAGCTCAGAGAAGGCTACTGTTTTCTTAGCTCCACATGATGCTCCATGTACTTGCGATAACAATTAATAGCAGAAACCAAACCACCTTCTTATAGGCAACATCATCACCAAAAAATGACAGTTAAATATACAACCGATCAACAATAAAAGAAGCGGCACTACTGTTAAATACAGTCCGTTGGGAACTTGAAACGAACAGTTAGTCTTGCATTTTTCggggttttttgttttgttttgtttctgatGCTATTAGACTTACAAAACAcgatttcaaaatacaaatataacacAAAAGGGCTACATGGTTGTTATGGTTGAACATTACGTCTTAGTGATTTCAAGCGTAAAGCCTCACCGTTTTCTGTCACCATAATAACTCAACGAAATCACATCCGTTCCACTGAAAGATGGGAAAGCAGAGAGATGGCGTCTTTCCGAACACAGCTTTTAGGGCAGTAACGTCTTCTTGTCGACCGCTGTTAATTACAATGTACGCAAGAAACCAGTCCGCGTTACTTACAAAAACAAACGGGAATATTAAGTGAACATAAGGCAACATCGTTCGCCGTTGCACATTACGCACAATAAATAGTGTATTTCTCCCTCCTATCCCGCTTTCGATTGGTTCTCTAGGTCTAAAATGTGTCTGCTAGGTTTGACTGCCTGCAATGTGCGTGTCAGATAAAATCTTTGGTCGGTAAAATCTATGCTTGTACCACAGGGGAGCCaggaagaacaaacaaacaaacaaataaacaaacaaataaacaaacaaataaataccgtatataaacaaaaaaatacaaacatacaaagaggcatacaaatacataaaataacaaacaaacatacacacaaacatacacaaactaacaatatcatgaatgaataaacatacaaacagataaacatctatttatatctatcttctatctatctatctatctatctatctatctatctctatcaatctatctatctatctatctatctatctatctatctatctatctatctatctatctatatatatatatatatatatatatatatatatatatatatatatatatatatatatatatatagcatgAGCGGTTCAGTCAATTATTTCAGTCTTTTTTTCGATATGCTGTTGTCtcttacatatatatgtatgtgtatatatatatatatatatatatatatatagagagagagaggagagagagagagagagagagagagagatagatagatagatagatagatagatagatagatagatagatagatagatagatatagatagatagatagatagatagatatatagatagaatataaatataaatagatGTTTATCTCgttgtatgtttatttattcatgatatcatttgtttgtttatgtttgtgtgtatgtttgtttgttatttatgtatttgtatgcctcttagtatgtttgtatatttttttattatttatatatttgtttgtttatttgtttgtttgtttgtttgttcttcctGGCTACCCTGTGCTTGTACTTTTGTAAACCAAACATTTTGTAAGGTGTTGGAGTTATTTGAAATATTCCACTTTAGTTGACTCAGGTACGTGACGGTGTAGACCAGACAGATGTTATGGGATTGACGACGGCAAATGACAAGTGGATGTCGACTGGAAATAGTGGGCGGGCAAATTTGAATACTGTTCGGCACTTAGTGTAATTTCATCAAACGACTTACTTAACATATTCAATTGTTTATATCATACAAAGTACTTTTGGGGGGGCCGAAGAATTCGAAAGAAGGCCTCTTTCGAAGACTCTTCTCAGACACACCCGTATGGAATTTTCAAAGCCCTCATCAAATCGTGACACTTTTCAGAACAGTACTCCCTGATGCACAGTTCATCTTGTGTTCAATTCCCCAGGCTTTCATTTTCCATGCCTTCTTCGCTACAAATGTTTGCACGTGTGACCACAGTACTAGAGCGACTGTCTACGAGTCAGCTAAGCACCAGCAGCGACTTGTGGCTTCAGCCTAGAGTCGGGAGGAAAGTCAACTGAAAATCACGGACAAATGGATTGTTGATCCGTAACAGGATTAGCTGGTCCAGCAGAGATGGATCAAGTGTTCCTTATACCCACACAAAAGGCTTTGCGTCAACTCAAATGGAATGCTCTTCTCTCAGGAGTAAGTGAATGCCAACAGCTCAATAACAGGCATTGTTATTCCACACCCACGCAGAGTAGCCGTGATAGCAGGTGATGCGTCATTGGGACTGACTATAGTAAGGTGTCGAGGCAGTATTTAACGTTTGCTATAAGCAATGCAAAACAAGTGGTTTCCATAAGCTGGCGCACAATGGAAAAGCTGCTCACAAGTACGGTCAACTTATAACACTGACCCTCGCTGAATGCCGTTTCTGCATACGTTAGTAAAACGGATCAGCAAGTACAGCCTTAGAGGGGTCACCGTAGCTGATAGGTGTATGTTGTACAAGAGGCAGTTTCACACATCAGGTTGGCAAGAGTTCCTTAAGGCCCCTTCATACCTGGGAATCACTCTAATCGAGGACTTTCCTTCGAAGAAGCACAACTTTTGGAGGGGTTTAAAATGAAGGTTAGGGTTAGTTTTAGGGTTTGCATACTTAAAAGTGTTGTATACCCAACCTAGGAAAaatgggaggggggggggggcctgatGAACTCTTACCCAACAGGTTTATGTACGTTAGTTATGCAGTAATAAATCGGTACGATTACATTCATTTGGATACTATTGCGATTGCTATTGTAGAGGATGCGTGTTAACTCATTCattgtttttttccctttctttcaCACTTTGTTTCAGATTATCCCATTGTGGAACTTTCAGTAACATTTACGTTACCTCTTCACAGTTATGTAGGCTGTCACCGCATTTCATGTTGGTGATTGACGTGCCTACTTGAAAGAATCATCTCATGTATAATATGTATTACCTTTCAAAACAAAGGTGCAACTCTgtgttaatttaaaaaaaagatcAATAGATAGTTGACGTGAGAAGCGACGGGTCAAAGCTAGTT
Proteins encoded in this window:
- the LOC139147410 gene encoding PDZ and LIM domain protein 4-like is translated as MSFQINWGAGAPPGGAQEDDEPKAPQPKVSQDDLEESLTGMGANPETKSETFRKLETGQAKSVFSGDVTGRETVFKKVNQPIGGMRQNLPDPSLLQCIACGNKLTGKFVKIGAHGLHNDCFNCAVCGENLKGRGYFQKDGKLYCRKDRPL